One window from the genome of [Mycobacterium] stephanolepidis encodes:
- the murD gene encoding UDP-N-acetylmuramoyl-L-alanine--D-glutamate ligase, with the protein MTVSDMAELVGGASVLVCGARVTGDAVVAALSRLADLDLRITVCDDNEDALRRHRDAGRGALTTAEAQHHMADQDLVIVSPGFGPSSPIVLAAVHAGLPIWGDVELAWRLDASGRFGPPKRWLVVTGTNGKTTTTAMVHDMLTAAGRTSALCGNIGDPVLNVLDRDVDYLAVELSSFQLHWAPSVRPAAGVVLNVAEDHLDWHGGMDAYTRDKARVLEGEVAVVGLDDGVAAGLLSGAAAPIKAGFRTGEPVAGELGVRDGLLVDRAFGSDVPLIEVSKLPVAGPIGVLNALAAAALARAVGTPAEAVARALEAFQVGRHRAELVARRHGVSYVDDSKATNPHAAAASIAAYRRVIWIAGGLLKGAAVDDLVRECADRLGAVVLIGTDRGVIAEALARHAPDVPVVAVVTREDAGVQEANVVYVTDEADGGGADLGTRVMAAAVRHASTVALPGDTVLLAPAGASFDQFSGYSERGDRFAAAVRALTG; encoded by the coding sequence ATGACCGTTTCTGATATGGCCGAACTGGTCGGCGGAGCAAGTGTTCTGGTTTGTGGCGCGCGTGTCACAGGCGATGCCGTGGTCGCGGCGTTGAGTCGGCTGGCCGATCTCGACCTGCGCATTACGGTCTGCGACGACAACGAGGACGCTCTGCGACGTCATCGCGACGCGGGGCGCGGGGCGCTCACCACCGCCGAGGCGCAGCACCACATGGCTGATCAGGATCTGGTGATCGTCAGTCCCGGCTTCGGTCCTTCCTCGCCGATCGTGCTGGCCGCTGTGCACGCCGGGCTGCCCATCTGGGGTGATGTCGAATTGGCATGGCGTCTGGATGCTTCCGGCCGATTTGGGCCGCCCAAGCGATGGCTGGTGGTGACCGGAACCAACGGAAAGACCACGACCACGGCCATGGTCCACGACATGCTGACGGCCGCGGGCCGCACCAGTGCGCTGTGCGGGAATATCGGCGACCCGGTGCTGAACGTGCTGGATCGCGATGTCGATTACCTGGCCGTCGAGTTGTCGAGCTTCCAACTGCACTGGGCGCCCTCGGTGCGGCCGGCGGCCGGCGTGGTGCTCAACGTGGCCGAGGATCACCTGGACTGGCACGGGGGCATGGACGCCTACACCCGGGACAAGGCGCGAGTGCTCGAGGGTGAGGTCGCGGTCGTCGGTCTCGATGACGGAGTGGCGGCCGGACTGCTCTCCGGTGCGGCGGCGCCGATCAAGGCGGGGTTCCGTACCGGTGAACCCGTGGCCGGTGAGCTCGGAGTGCGTGACGGCCTGCTGGTGGACCGGGCGTTCGGGTCGGATGTGCCCCTGATCGAGGTGTCCAAGCTTCCGGTAGCGGGTCCGATCGGTGTGCTCAACGCGCTGGCGGCTGCCGCGCTGGCGCGTGCGGTGGGTACGCCCGCGGAGGCCGTTGCGCGGGCGCTGGAGGCCTTTCAGGTGGGACGGCACCGTGCCGAGCTGGTAGCGCGACGTCACGGTGTTTCTTACGTGGACGACTCGAAGGCCACCAATCCGCACGCGGCCGCGGCGTCCATCGCGGCGTATCGGCGCGTCATCTGGATTGCCGGGGGGTTGCTCAAGGGGGCGGCAGTCGACGATCTGGTGCGCGAATGTGCCGACCGGCTCGGCGCGGTTGTGCTGATCGGCACCGATCGGGGTGTGATTGCTGAGGCTTTGGCGCGACACGCGCCGGATGTACCCGTTGTTGCGGTTGTGACGCGCGAGGATGCTGGGGTGCAAGAGGCAAATGTGGTCTATGTGACTGATGAGGCGGATGGGGGTGGCGCTGATCTGGGTACCCGGGTCATGGCCGCGGCCGTCCGGCATGCCAGCACTGTGGCTCTGCCTGGCGACACTGTGCTGCTGGCTCCGGCCGGCGCGTCCTTCGACCAATTCAGCGGGTACTCCGAGCGTGGCGATCGATTCGCCGCGGCGGTGCGCGCACTTACCGGTTAG